A portion of the Streptomyces erythrochromogenes genome contains these proteins:
- a CDS encoding YhgE/Pip domain-containing protein: protein MTPSQGFLAEIKDAVTTRAALLVLGVLVLQLAFITSYIGAFHHPKPSEIPIAVTAPAAQVAERSAQQLGALPGDPLDPRVVEGEAAALAQVRDRDVDGALIIDPAGRTDRLLVASGAGASLSQALEEVVGAAERAQGRTVRVTDVAPAAKGDSRGLSSFYLVIGWCVGGYLCAAILAISAGARPANPHRAVIRLGALLVYAIATGLLGAVIAGPVLDALPGSIMGLWGLGTLVVFAVGAITLAFQGLAGVIGIGLAILLVVVLGNPSAGGAYPYPLLPPFWSTIGPALPPGAGTYAARSITYFNGNGAGGPMLVLSAWALVGAAVTLACATLRHDRPVVPAD from the coding sequence ATGACCCCGTCCCAAGGTTTCCTCGCCGAGATCAAGGACGCCGTGACCACCCGGGCGGCGCTGCTCGTCCTGGGGGTGCTGGTGCTCCAGCTCGCCTTCATCACCTCGTACATCGGGGCCTTCCACCATCCGAAGCCCAGCGAGATCCCGATCGCCGTGACCGCGCCCGCCGCGCAGGTGGCCGAGCGGTCCGCGCAGCAGCTCGGCGCCCTGCCCGGAGACCCGCTCGACCCCCGTGTCGTCGAGGGCGAGGCCGCGGCGCTCGCGCAGGTACGGGACCGGGACGTCGACGGCGCGCTGATCATCGACCCGGCCGGCCGGACCGACCGGCTGCTGGTCGCCTCGGGCGCCGGAGCCTCGCTGTCCCAGGCCCTGGAGGAGGTCGTGGGCGCCGCCGAACGGGCCCAGGGACGGACCGTGCGGGTCACCGACGTGGCCCCGGCCGCCAAGGGCGACAGCCGCGGCCTGAGCTCCTTCTACCTCGTCATCGGCTGGTGCGTGGGCGGCTACCTGTGCGCCGCGATCCTCGCGATCAGCGCCGGCGCGCGGCCCGCCAACCCGCACCGCGCCGTCATCCGGCTCGGCGCGCTGCTCGTGTACGCCATCGCCACCGGGCTGCTCGGCGCGGTCATCGCCGGGCCGGTCCTGGACGCGCTGCCCGGCAGCATCATGGGCCTGTGGGGGCTGGGCACCCTGGTCGTCTTCGCGGTGGGCGCGATCACCCTCGCCTTCCAGGGGCTGGCGGGGGTGATCGGCATCGGCCTCGCGATCCTGCTGGTCGTGGTCCTCGGCAACCCGAGCGCGGGCGGCGCCTACCCCTACCCGCTGCTGCCGCCGTTCTGGAGCACCATCGGGCCGGCCCTGCCGCCGGGCGCCGGTACGTACGCCGCGCGCTCCATCACGTACTTCAACGGCAACGGCGCCGGGGGGCCGATGCTGGTGCTCTCCGCCTGGGCCCTGGTCGGCGCGGCGGTCACCCTGGCCTGCGCAACCCTCCGCCACGACCGCCCGGTGGTGCCCGCCGACTGA
- a CDS encoding DNA polymerase III subunit alpha, whose translation MPGFTHLHTVSGFSMRYGGSHPERLAERAAERGMDALALTDRDTLAGAVRFAKACAGAGIRPLFGADMAVSPAGSPAAGSAGPGGSTASAAGGGPGEASYRRRTPVKGGAFLDESAARAVFLARDGAAGWAELCRMVTAAHATAAEVPLVPWDALRGEGVFVLLGPGSEVGRALAAGRPDRAARLLAPWREVYGDSLRLEAVHHGRTGTGPGSLRLAARTVGFAAEQGVPAVLTNAVRYADPGQGPVADILDAARRLVPIDRRGPLDTGERWLKAPAAMAEAADLIARAAGLGPADARRLLAQTRHTAEACSVDPEDDLGIGSVHFPEARLVGAAHRSAQRVLASRASAGMVLRGYAGDPAYWERMHHELDIIAHHGFASYFLTVAQVVDDVREMGIRVAARGSGAGSLVNHLLGIAHADPVEHGLLMERFLSKRRRVLPDIDIDVESARRLEVYRRIIDRFGAERVATVSMPETYRVRHAVRDVGAALSMDPAVVDRLAKAFPHIRARDARAALEELPELRDVRGESYGRLWEFVESLDALPRGTAMHPCGVLLSDASLLARTPVVPTSGEGFPMSQFDKDDVEELGLLKLDVLGVRMQSAMAHAVAEIRRGTGEELDLDDPAQVPPGDRATYELIRSAETLGCFQIESPGQRDLVGRLQPATFHDLVVDISLFRPGPVAADMVRPFIEARHGRAPVRFPHPDLADALRETYGVVVFHEQIIEIVDVMTGCGRDEADRVRRGLSDPPSQARIKVWFAAQAAERGYPVEVIARTWEIVEAFGSYGFCKAHAVAFAVPTYQSAWLKAHHPAAFYAGLLTHDPGMYPKRLLLADARRRGVPVLPLDVNRSAAAHRIELVSDAGGVWGLRLGLADVHGISGAEAARIESGQPYASLRDFWDRAHPGRPVAERLAQVGALDSFGANRRDLLLHLTELHGAQRAAGVRGPQLPLEGGRSTASVGLPDLTDAERLSAELGVLGMDASRHLMGDHHAFLAELGVIPARRLRGTEHGQTVLVAGAKAATQTPPIRSGKRVIFTTLDDGTGLVDLAFFDDSHERCAHTVFHSFLLLVRGVVQRRGPQSLSVVGAAAWNLAELVELRAAGGLDAVAARLAEPAGNASGNASGDGDGDASGDAADGEPAAKGPGRTIRMSTGYEMNPWADLQPPGTGPATGRKLWHSSPGSAG comes from the coding sequence GTGCCTGGTTTTACGCATCTGCACACCGTTTCGGGGTTCTCCATGCGCTACGGAGGCTCGCACCCGGAACGGCTGGCGGAGCGTGCCGCCGAGCGGGGCATGGACGCCCTCGCCCTGACCGACCGCGACACCCTGGCGGGCGCGGTCCGGTTCGCGAAGGCGTGTGCCGGAGCGGGCATCCGGCCGCTGTTCGGTGCGGACATGGCGGTCTCTCCCGCCGGGTCTCCCGCGGCGGGATCGGCCGGGCCGGGGGGCTCGACCGCGTCCGCCGCGGGCGGCGGTCCGGGCGAGGCCTCGTACCGGCGGCGCACTCCCGTCAAGGGAGGGGCCTTCCTGGACGAGTCCGCCGCCCGGGCCGTCTTCCTGGCCCGGGACGGGGCCGCCGGCTGGGCGGAGCTGTGCCGGATGGTCACCGCCGCCCACGCGACGGCCGCCGAGGTCCCGCTCGTGCCCTGGGACGCCCTGCGCGGAGAGGGCGTCTTCGTCCTCCTCGGGCCCGGCTCCGAGGTGGGGCGGGCGCTCGCGGCGGGCCGCCCCGACCGGGCCGCCCGGCTGCTCGCACCCTGGCGGGAGGTCTACGGCGACTCCCTGCGCCTGGAGGCCGTCCACCACGGCCGCACCGGCACCGGCCCCGGCTCGCTGCGGCTGGCCGCCCGTACCGTCGGCTTCGCCGCCGAGCAGGGCGTCCCGGCCGTGCTCACGAACGCCGTCCGCTACGCCGACCCCGGCCAGGGCCCGGTCGCCGACATCCTCGACGCGGCCCGCCGCCTGGTCCCCATCGACCGCCGCGGCCCCCTCGACACCGGAGAGCGCTGGCTCAAGGCCCCCGCCGCCATGGCCGAGGCCGCCGACCTGATCGCCCGGGCGGCCGGCCTCGGCCCCGCCGACGCCAGGCGCCTGCTCGCGCAGACCCGGCACACCGCCGAGGCCTGCTCCGTGGACCCCGAGGACGACCTCGGCATCGGCTCCGTGCACTTCCCCGAGGCCCGGCTCGTCGGCGCGGCCCACCGCAGCGCCCAGCGGGTCCTCGCCTCCAGGGCCTCCGCCGGCATGGTGCTGCGCGGCTACGCGGGCGATCCCGCCTACTGGGAGCGGATGCACCACGAGCTCGACATCATCGCCCACCACGGCTTCGCCTCGTACTTCCTGACGGTCGCCCAGGTGGTGGACGACGTACGGGAGATGGGCATCCGGGTGGCGGCCCGCGGCTCCGGCGCCGGCTCCCTCGTCAACCACCTGCTCGGGATCGCGCACGCCGACCCCGTCGAGCACGGCCTGCTGATGGAGCGCTTCCTGTCCAAGCGCCGGCGTGTCCTGCCCGACATCGACATCGACGTGGAGTCCGCCCGCAGGCTGGAGGTCTACCGGCGGATCATCGACCGGTTCGGCGCCGAGCGCGTCGCCACCGTCTCCATGCCCGAGACCTACCGGGTCCGCCACGCCGTCCGCGACGTCGGCGCCGCCCTGTCCATGGACCCGGCCGTCGTCGACCGGCTGGCCAAGGCCTTCCCGCACATCCGGGCCCGCGACGCCCGCGCCGCGCTGGAGGAGCTGCCCGAACTGCGGGACGTGCGCGGGGAGTCGTACGGGCGGCTGTGGGAGTTCGTCGAATCGCTGGACGCGCTGCCGCGCGGGACCGCCATGCACCCGTGCGGGGTGCTGCTCTCCGACGCCTCGCTGCTCGCCCGTACGCCGGTGGTCCCCACCAGCGGCGAGGGCTTCCCCATGTCCCAGTTCGACAAGGACGACGTGGAGGAGCTCGGGCTGCTCAAGCTGGACGTGCTGGGCGTGCGGATGCAGTCCGCGATGGCGCACGCGGTCGCGGAGATCCGGCGCGGCACGGGGGAGGAGCTCGACCTGGACGACCCGGCGCAGGTGCCGCCGGGCGACCGGGCCACGTACGAGCTGATCCGTTCGGCCGAGACGCTGGGCTGCTTCCAGATCGAATCGCCGGGCCAGCGGGACCTGGTGGGGCGGCTCCAGCCGGCCACCTTCCACGACCTGGTCGTCGACATCTCGCTGTTCCGGCCGGGGCCGGTGGCCGCCGACATGGTGCGGCCCTTCATCGAGGCCCGGCACGGGCGGGCGCCGGTGCGCTTCCCGCACCCGGACCTGGCCGACGCGCTGCGCGAGACGTACGGGGTGGTCGTCTTCCACGAGCAGATCATCGAGATCGTGGACGTCATGACCGGCTGCGGGCGGGACGAGGCGGACCGCGTGCGGCGCGGGCTGTCCGACCCGCCGTCGCAGGCGCGGATCAAGGTCTGGTTCGCGGCCCAGGCGGCCGAGCGGGGCTATCCGGTGGAAGTGATCGCCCGTACCTGGGAGATCGTGGAGGCCTTCGGGTCGTACGGCTTCTGCAAGGCGCACGCGGTGGCCTTCGCCGTGCCCACCTACCAGTCGGCCTGGCTGAAGGCGCACCACCCGGCGGCCTTCTACGCCGGGCTGCTGACCCACGATCCGGGGATGTACCCGAAGCGGCTGCTGCTGGCGGACGCGCGGCGGCGGGGAGTGCCGGTGCTGCCGCTGGACGTGAACCGGTCGGCGGCCGCCCACCGTATCGAACTGGTGTCCGATGCGGGTGGTGTGTGGGGGCTGCGGCTGGGGCTCGCCGACGTCCACGGCATCAGCGGGGCCGAAGCGGCCCGGATCGAGTCCGGACAGCCCTACGCCTCCCTGCGCGACTTCTGGGACCGGGCGCATCCGGGGCGCCCGGTCGCCGAACGGCTCGCCCAGGTGGGCGCCTTGGACTCGTTCGGCGCCAACCGGCGCGACCTGCTGCTGCACCTGACCGAACTGCACGGCGCGCAGCGGGCGGCGGGCGTACGGGGCCCGCAACTGCCGCTGGAGGGCGGCCGGTCCACGGCGTCCGTCGGGCTGCCCGACCTGACCGACGCGGAACGGCTCAGCGCCGAGCTGGGCGTCCTCGGCATGGACGCCTCACGGCACCTGATGGGTGACCACCACGCCTTCCTGGCCGAGCTGGGAGTGATCCCGGCGCGCCGGCTGCGCGGCACCGAGCACGGGCAGACCGTGCTCGTCGCGGGAGCCAAGGCAGCCACCCAGACCCCGCCGATCCGGTCCGGGAAGCGGGTCATCTTCACGACGCTGGACGACGGCACGGGCCTGGTCGACCTGGCCTTCTTCGACGACAGCCACGAGCGGTGCGCGCACACCGTCTTCCACTCCTTCCTGCTGCTGGTACGCGGTGTCGTGCAGCGCAGGGGCCCGCAGAGCCTGAGTGTGGTCGGGGCGGCGGCGTGGAACCTGGCGGAGCTGGTGGAACTGCGGGCGGCGGGCGGCCTGGACGCGGTCGCGGCCCGCCTCGCCGAGCCGGCCGGCAACGCCTCCGGCAACGCCTCCGGCGACGGCGACGGCGACGCGTCCGGCGACGCGGCCGACGGGGAGCCGGCCGCGAAGGGGCCGGGGCGCACGATCCGCATGTCCACGGGGTACGAGATGAACCCCTGGGCCGATCTCCAGCCGCCCGGCACCGGCCCCGCCACCGGCCGCAAACTGTGGCACTCCAGCCCGGGGAGCGCGGGATGA
- a CDS encoding DinB/UmuC family translesion DNA polymerase: MSATGKAVMCLRLHPAGGGPLGAREYAGVLALLGGITPAVQALPPDAALADVRGALRYFGCDARRLAAVIRVRALALYGVDAAVGVAGNPMLARAAAREARPGGTLVLPEDPAAVRDFLADKPVTALDGIGAKAARTLCSYGLDSVGRVAAAPPAALRRILGARLGREVHERALGIDRTPVRPGAAARALAAERLFDRDELDPVRHRRALLSLTEELGAKLRTQEGGRVCRVLTLTVRCADRTTLTRTRTLAEPTAHSAALTATAYALYDGLGLQRARVRALSLRAEELIPAERAVRQLSFDPEDEKARRLEAVTDRVRSRFGPHAIARGTLAA; this comes from the coding sequence ATGAGCGCCACCGGGAAGGCCGTGATGTGCCTGCGGCTGCACCCCGCCGGCGGAGGACCGCTCGGGGCGCGGGAGTACGCCGGGGTGCTCGCGCTGCTCGGCGGGATCACCCCGGCCGTGCAGGCCCTGCCGCCGGACGCCGCCCTCGCCGACGTCCGGGGCGCGCTGCGCTACTTCGGCTGCGACGCCCGCCGGCTGGCCGCCGTGATCCGGGTCCGGGCCCTCGCCCTGTACGGCGTGGACGCCGCCGTCGGCGTGGCCGGCAACCCCATGCTGGCCCGGGCGGCGGCCCGCGAGGCCCGGCCCGGCGGGACCCTGGTGCTCCCCGAAGACCCCGCAGCCGTAAGGGACTTCCTGGCGGACAAGCCGGTCACCGCACTCGACGGAATCGGCGCCAAGGCCGCCCGCACCCTGTGCTCCTACGGCCTCGACTCCGTCGGCCGGGTCGCCGCCGCCCCGCCCGCCGCCCTGCGCCGGATCCTCGGCGCCCGGCTCGGCCGCGAGGTGCACGAGCGCGCCCTCGGGATCGACCGGACCCCCGTCCGGCCGGGCGCCGCCGCCCGCGCCCTCGCCGCCGAGCGGCTCTTCGACCGGGACGAGCTGGATCCCGTACGGCACCGGCGGGCCCTGCTCTCGCTGACGGAGGAGCTCGGCGCGAAGCTTCGTACACAAGAGGGCGGGCGGGTGTGCCGCGTCCTGACGCTCACCGTCCGCTGCGCCGACCGCACCACGCTCACCCGGACCCGCACCCTGGCCGAACCCACCGCGCACTCGGCGGCCCTGACCGCCACGGCCTACGCCCTGTACGACGGCCTCGGCCTGCAGCGGGCCCGGGTCCGCGCACTGTCCCTGCGGGCCGAGGAGCTGATCCCGGCCGAACGGGCCGTGCGGCAGCTCAGTTTCGACCCCGAGGACGAGAAGGCCCGCCGCCTGGAGGCCGTCACGGACCGGGTCCGTTCGCGCTTCGGTCCGCACGCCATAGCCCGTGGCACGCTGGCCGCCTGA
- a CDS encoding esterase/lipase family protein, producing the protein MLPWRRLLRPLAVLILTAAALVAPTGAAQAASAPSSGWNNWSCKPSAAHPRPVVLVHGTFGNSWDNWLGLAPYLVHRGYCVYSLDYGQLPGVPFFNGLGPIDKSAEQLDVFVDKVLASTGASKTDIIGHSQGGMMPRYYLKFLGGAEKVNALVGLAPDNHGTTLLGFTKLLPYFPGAEDLISTATPGLADQIAGSAFLQKLNAGGDTVPGVKYTVIATKYDEVVTPYRSGFLEGPNVRNVVLQDLCFLDLSEHVTIGLTDRIAWHEAVNALDPANAERTTCASVFD; encoded by the coding sequence ATGCTGCCCTGGAGACGCCTGCTCCGCCCGCTGGCCGTCCTCATCCTCACCGCCGCCGCACTCGTCGCCCCCACCGGCGCAGCGCAGGCCGCATCCGCCCCCAGCAGCGGCTGGAACAACTGGTCCTGCAAGCCGTCCGCCGCCCACCCGCGCCCCGTCGTCCTCGTCCACGGAACCTTCGGCAACTCCTGGGACAACTGGCTCGGCCTCGCCCCGTACCTCGTCCACCGCGGGTACTGCGTCTACTCGCTCGACTACGGCCAGCTGCCCGGCGTGCCCTTCTTCAACGGGCTCGGCCCCATCGACAAGTCCGCCGAACAGCTCGACGTCTTCGTCGACAAGGTGCTCGCCTCGACCGGCGCGTCCAAGACCGACATCATCGGGCACTCCCAGGGCGGCATGATGCCGCGCTACTACCTGAAGTTCCTCGGGGGCGCGGAGAAGGTGAACGCGCTGGTCGGGCTCGCTCCCGACAACCACGGCACCACTCTGCTCGGGTTCACCAAGCTCCTCCCGTACTTCCCCGGGGCCGAGGACCTGATCAGCACCGCGACCCCCGGCCTCGCCGACCAGATCGCCGGCTCCGCCTTCCTGCAGAAGCTCAACGCGGGCGGGGACACCGTGCCCGGGGTGAAGTACACGGTGATCGCCACCAAGTACGACGAGGTGGTGACGCCGTACCGGAGCGGCTTCCTGGAGGGGCCGAACGTGCGCAACGTCGTGCTCCAGGACCTGTGCTTCCTGGACCTCTCGGAGCACGTGACCATCGGGCTCACCGACCGGATCGCCTGGCACGAGGCGGTCAACGCCCTCGACCCGGCCAACGCCGAACGAACCACCTGCGCCTCGGTGTTCGACTGA
- a CDS encoding lytic polysaccharide monooxygenase auxiliary activity family 9 protein, whose amino-acid sequence MPARRRTVTPIRIAAAGLAPLALAAYAAVPAAAHGSMTDPVSRVAACYAEGPESPKSAACKAAVAASGAQAFYDWNAVNIANAAGNHRALIPNGQLCSAGNDKYQGLDLARGDWPAGPMSAGPHTFRYKGTAPHKGSFELYVTKDGYDPSKPLKWSDLEPAPFAKATDPGMQNGDYVFSGTVPNKSGRHLIYSIWQRSDSPEAFYTCSDVVFGKDNGGSGGNGGTAGNGGTGASPSTKPSSGNDSGSGNGNGSKPSDKPSAPTDQQIADGAGKSSVEHNGHGDNDPKTNGATGAPLPSQSSPASANPAGSGSSAGGNLAETGGNSATPSIAIAGAGALAVGAAVLFAVARRRSVAGRHGR is encoded by the coding sequence ATGCCCGCACGCCGCCGTACCGTGACGCCGATCCGAATCGCCGCCGCCGGTCTCGCCCCGCTCGCGCTGGCCGCGTACGCCGCCGTCCCCGCTGCCGCACACGGCTCGATGACGGACCCGGTCAGCCGGGTCGCGGCGTGCTACGCGGAGGGACCGGAGTCGCCGAAGTCGGCGGCGTGCAAGGCGGCGGTCGCCGCGAGCGGGGCCCAGGCGTTCTACGACTGGAACGCCGTCAACATCGCCAACGCCGCCGGGAACCACCGGGCGCTGATCCCGAACGGCCAGCTGTGCTCGGCCGGCAACGACAAGTACCAGGGCCTGGACCTGGCCCGCGGCGACTGGCCGGCCGGCCCGATGTCCGCCGGCCCGCACACCTTCCGCTACAAGGGCACGGCCCCGCACAAGGGCTCCTTCGAGCTGTACGTGACGAAGGACGGCTACGACCCGTCGAAGCCTCTGAAGTGGTCCGACCTGGAGCCCGCGCCGTTCGCGAAGGCCACCGACCCGGGCATGCAGAACGGCGACTACGTGTTCTCGGGGACCGTCCCGAACAAGTCCGGCCGCCACCTGATCTACAGCATCTGGCAGCGCTCCGACAGCCCGGAGGCCTTCTACACCTGCTCGGACGTGGTCTTCGGCAAGGACAACGGCGGTAGTGGGGGCAACGGGGGCACTGCAGGGAACGGCGGTACGGGGGCCTCGCCGAGCACCAAGCCCAGCAGCGGCAACGACAGCGGGTCCGGGAACGGGAACGGGTCGAAGCCGTCGGACAAGCCCTCCGCCCCGACCGACCAGCAGATCGCCGACGGCGCCGGCAAGTCCTCGGTGGAGCACAACGGCCACGGCGACAACGACCCGAAGACGAACGGCGCGACCGGCGCCCCCCTCCCGTCCCAGTCCTCGCCCGCCTCCGCGAACCCGGCGGGCTCGGGCTCCTCGGCGGGCGGCAACCTCGCGGAGACCGGCGGCAACAGCGCCACCCCCTCCATCGCGATCGCCGGGGCCGGCGCCCTGGCCGTCGGCGCGGCCGTGCTGTTCGCGGTGGCCCGCCGCCGTTCGGTGGCGGGCCGCCACGGCCGCTGA
- a CDS encoding DUF402 domain-containing protein: MTEQLTVVLTKAGRTKIRYPATRVADDGDRISVRAPWAAEDVRDFGFVRFEPGDVFVEHFWRTRWYAVKEVRTGDGVLKGWYCDVTRPVHVQSGEILVEDLDLDLWVSADGTSVLRLDEDEFAESGLTTSDPEAAAQAVRALDALDDQARSESGLAALLR, encoded by the coding sequence GTGACCGAGCAGCTGACCGTCGTCCTGACCAAGGCCGGCCGGACCAAGATCCGCTACCCGGCGACGCGGGTCGCCGACGACGGCGACCGCATCTCCGTACGGGCCCCGTGGGCCGCGGAGGACGTGCGGGACTTCGGCTTCGTCCGCTTCGAGCCGGGCGACGTGTTCGTCGAGCACTTCTGGCGGACCCGCTGGTACGCGGTCAAGGAGGTGCGCACGGGCGACGGCGTCCTGAAGGGCTGGTACTGCGACGTGACGCGTCCGGTGCACGTCCAGAGCGGGGAGATCCTCGTGGAGGACCTGGACCTCGACCTGTGGGTCTCGGCGGACGGGACGTCCGTACTGCGGCTGGACGAGGACGAGTTCGCCGAGAGCGGGCTCACGACGAGCGACCCGGAGGCGGCGGCCCAGGCCGTCCGCGCCCTGGACGCCCTGGACGACCAGGCCCGTTCCGAGTCCGGCCTGGCCGCGCTCCTGCGGTAG
- a CDS encoding GNAT family N-acetyltransferase: MTVLIRDLRPDDLRDVESVVRVRRAALPFLITSARDVAHELAGAHPDRHHRVLVAETPGGEVVGSAQAGIAPYSPRPGQGYVNAYVDPARRGLGAGRLLLRAAEEHLAARGAVDSYAWVLDEPAHRAFAERHGYRPGRSAHFLRLDLTEAALPALPDALPAGVELLPATAFAADPRPLFAIDAETTADEPGDVAAEFDDYEHWMADTWHNPSLDKELTTVALVDGKAVAFSAARTDGATRYGSAMTGTLRAFRGRGLAKLAKNTSLHRARAAGYTQAFTGNDSGNDPMLAINRWFGYEICATETRYTRKLGTQ, encoded by the coding sequence ATGACTGTTCTGATCCGCGATCTGCGTCCGGACGACCTCCGGGACGTGGAATCGGTGGTGCGGGTACGCCGCGCGGCCCTGCCGTTCCTGATCACCAGTGCCAGGGACGTGGCCCACGAGCTCGCCGGCGCCCACCCCGACAGGCACCATCGCGTACTCGTCGCCGAGACCCCCGGCGGCGAGGTCGTCGGCAGCGCCCAGGCCGGCATCGCCCCCTACAGCCCGCGCCCCGGCCAGGGGTACGTCAACGCGTACGTCGACCCGGCCCGCCGCGGCCTCGGCGCCGGCCGGCTCCTGCTGCGCGCGGCCGAGGAGCACCTCGCCGCACGGGGCGCGGTGGACTCGTACGCCTGGGTCCTCGACGAGCCCGCGCACCGCGCCTTCGCGGAGCGGCACGGCTACCGGCCGGGCCGCTCGGCGCACTTCCTGCGCCTGGACCTGACCGAGGCCGCGCTGCCCGCGCTCCCGGACGCCCTCCCGGCCGGGGTGGAGCTGCTGCCCGCGACCGCCTTCGCCGCGGACCCGCGCCCCCTGTTCGCTATCGACGCCGAGACGACGGCGGACGAGCCGGGTGACGTGGCGGCCGAGTTCGACGACTACGAGCACTGGATGGCCGACACCTGGCACAACCCCTCCCTCGACAAGGAGCTGACGACCGTCGCCCTGGTCGACGGGAAGGCCGTGGCCTTCAGCGCCGCCCGGACCGACGGCGCCACCCGCTACGGCTCGGCGATGACCGGCACGCTGCGCGCCTTCCGCGGCCGCGGCCTGGCCAAGCTCGCCAAGAACACCTCCCTCCACCGGGCCCGCGCGGCCGGATACACGCAGGCGTTCACCGGCAACGACTCCGGCAACGACCCGATGCTCGCCATCAACCGGTGGTTCGGGTACGAGATCTGCGCGACCGAGACGCGCTACACGAGGAAGCTGGGGACACAGTGA
- a CDS encoding GntR family transcriptional regulator, whose amino-acid sequence MSSTNLKITIDGSAGSAAPYEQLRAQIAARARSGKLPAGFKLPTVRGLAEDLGLAANTVAKAYRALEADGVIETRGRNGTFVAAAGEGAAREAASAAQAFAERVHRLGLTEAEAVSAATEALRARYAAK is encoded by the coding sequence GTGAGCTCGACGAACCTGAAGATCACCATCGACGGCTCGGCCGGCTCGGCCGCCCCGTACGAACAGCTGCGCGCGCAGATCGCCGCCCGTGCCCGGTCCGGGAAGCTGCCGGCCGGCTTCAAACTGCCGACCGTACGGGGGCTGGCGGAGGACCTGGGGCTGGCCGCCAACACCGTCGCGAAGGCCTACCGGGCGCTGGAGGCCGACGGGGTGATCGAGACGCGGGGCCGCAACGGGACCTTCGTCGCCGCGGCGGGGGAGGGCGCGGCGCGCGAGGCCGCGTCGGCCGCGCAGGCGTTCGCGGAGCGGGTGCACCGGCTGGGGCTGACGGAGGCCGAGGCGGTCTCCGCCGCCACCGAAGCCCTCCGGGCCAGGTACGCCGCGAAGTAA
- a CDS encoding DUF5925 domain-containing protein produces the protein MPANPHDALPIRLNVDDSDSPSDVVDALFLGRFASGEQPYSHSVSIERVKAEATLLPPEATVLRSARDSDRSATLAEGEGWTMLVSRWSRGADVTVTAVSDELAAGVLGKATEGVQDEPEPQPENVTMGFWYVSPRRGPYRTTRQIAAGTWAEVRPNYTAPVAGAMDRLMKVTPDDIAGRLLLLHGPPGTGKTSALRTLARSWRDWCQVDCVLDPERLFNDVGYLMDIAIGEDEGTAKGRWRLLLLEDCDELIRGEARHTAGQALSRLLNLTDGLLGQGRNVLVGVTTNEDLERLHPAVVRPGRCLARIEVGRLTHREAVDWLGTDEGVPREGATLAELFALRRGTGPAAILPPQPHSEAGLYL, from the coding sequence ATGCCAGCCAACCCGCATGACGCGCTGCCGATCCGGCTCAACGTCGACGACAGCGATTCGCCGTCGGACGTCGTCGACGCGCTGTTCCTCGGCCGGTTCGCCTCGGGCGAGCAGCCCTACTCGCACAGCGTGTCGATCGAGCGGGTCAAGGCGGAGGCGACCCTCCTGCCCCCGGAGGCCACGGTGTTGCGCTCGGCGCGCGACAGCGACCGCAGCGCCACCCTCGCCGAGGGCGAGGGCTGGACCATGCTCGTCTCCCGCTGGAGCCGGGGCGCGGACGTCACCGTGACGGCCGTCAGCGACGAACTCGCCGCCGGTGTGCTCGGCAAGGCCACCGAGGGCGTGCAGGACGAGCCGGAACCGCAGCCGGAGAACGTCACGATGGGCTTCTGGTACGTCTCCCCGCGCCGCGGCCCGTACCGGACGACCCGCCAGATCGCCGCCGGGACCTGGGCGGAGGTGCGGCCCAACTACACCGCGCCGGTCGCCGGGGCGATGGACCGGCTGATGAAGGTGACCCCGGACGACATCGCGGGCCGGCTGCTCCTGCTGCACGGGCCGCCTGGCACGGGCAAGACCTCCGCCCTGCGCACGCTGGCCCGGTCCTGGCGGGACTGGTGCCAGGTGGACTGCGTCCTGGACCCGGAGCGGCTGTTCAACGACGTCGGCTACCTGATGGACATCGCGATCGGCGAGGACGAGGGCACGGCGAAGGGCCGCTGGCGGCTCCTGCTGCTGGAGGACTGCGACGAACTCATCCGCGGCGAGGCCCGGCACACCGCCGGCCAGGCGCTGTCGCGGCTGCTGAACCTGACGGACGGCCTGCTCGGGCAGGGCCGCAACGTCCTGGTCGGCGTGACGACCAACGAGGACCTGGAACGGCTCCACCCCGCGGTGGTCCGCCCCGGGCGCTGCCTGGCCCGCATCGAGGTCGGCCGGCTCACCCACCGCGAGGCGGTGGACTGGCTGGGCACCGACGAGGGCGTCCCCCGGGAGGGCGCCACCCTGGCCGAACTCTTCGCCCTGCGCCGCGGCACGGGCCCGGCGGCGATCCTGCCCCCGCAGCCCCACTCGGAGGCGGGCCTCTACCTCTAG